From Nitrospirota bacterium:
ATCCCCCGGAAGAGTTTGTGGTGGTTTTAAAAAATTATCAACTCCTCCCTGACCCTTTTTTGAAACCCTTTGCTCTTTTTTTTCCCTGGATCGAAATTCTTTTCGGGACCTTCTTAATCATCGGCCTTTTTTATAAAGTGTCGTTGGTTATGGTGGGGCTTTTGCTTTTTTTATTAACTTCAGCCATTGGAATTACCCTCCTGAGAGGAATTCCGCTTGAAGATTGCGGCTGTTTTAAATCGTTAGGCGTTAAGGAGTCAGGGGGAACCGCCATTTTTAGAAACGCGGTTCTGTTGATTTTTTGGCTAAATCTTTATTTTTATCCGGATCAGAGATGGACTGTAGATCAATGGTTTAAAGACAAACCAGATTAGAAAGGGGTGCGGTGATGAAAACCTACCTCGATTATTATAAATTACTGGGTGTCAAGACGACAGCCACCCCAAAAGAAATCAAACGGGCCTACCATCAATTAGCCCTCCAGTTTCATCCCGACCGGCATTACGATCAAAAAACAGAAGAAAAAGTAAAAGGGATTTTTCAGGATATTTCAGAAGCCTACTTTGTCCTTTCGGACCCTAAATCACGGAATGAGTATGACCGTATTACCCACCGAAAATTCCCGGGAATTGTCCGACGTTTTTCGTCAGGATCAGAATCCGTTTTTAACGGAATTAAAAAGGATGGCCGAAAGAAAAAAAAATGGACCCGATATCCCGTCTTAAATTATTTCTTTGATTTTATTGAACTAATGGCCATGCTGGTTGTCCTGATTTTCCCGTTTGCCGCCCCTTTTATCTTAATTCTTCTGTTTTTGATGTTT
This genomic window contains:
- a CDS encoding J domain-containing protein; its protein translation is MKTYLDYYKLLGVKTTATPKEIKRAYHQLALQFHPDRHYDQKTEEKVKGIFQDISEAYFVLSDPKSRNEYDRITHRKFPGIVRRFSSGSESVFNGIKKDGRKKKKWTRYPVLNYFFDFIELMAMLVVLIFPFAAPFILILLFLMFFRF
- a CDS encoding DoxX family membrane protein, coding for MFVLSGFEKLTHPPEEFVVVLKNYQLLPDPFLKPFALFFPWIEILFGTFLIIGLFYKVSLVMVGLLLFLLTSAIGITLLRGIPLEDCGCFKSLGVKESGGTAIFRNAVLLIFWLNLYFYPDQRWTVDQWFKDKPD